A region from the Panicum hallii strain FIL2 chromosome 1, PHallii_v3.1, whole genome shotgun sequence genome encodes:
- the LOC112893747 gene encoding NADP-dependent D-sorbitol-6-phosphate dehydrogenase-like, whose amino-acid sequence MAAKDVAPAVTLMSNGHISKMPAAVAAPAGNGHYYSMMPAAAATPGNGHRSSRRMPPAVTLSSGHRMPAVGLGVWRIEKADVRGLIHAAIREGYRHFDCAAKYQNEAEVGDALAEAFEIGLVKREDLFITTKLWNSDHGHVIEACKDSLKKLKLDYLDLYLIHFPVASRHTEVGTVASVIGEDGVLDIDTTVSLEATWHAMEDLVNMGLVRSIGISNYGVFLTRDCLAYAKIKPAVNQIEMHPYFQRDSLVKFCQKHGICVTAHTPLGGSTANAKLFGSLSCLDDPVIKELAEKYGKTPAQLVLRWGLQKNAVVIPKTSKVERLQENLEVFDFDITDEDMEEIKAIDKNHRSNQPAKFWGIDVYS is encoded by the exons ATGGCGGCGAAGGACGTGGCGCCGGCGGTGACACTGATGAGCAACGGGCACATCAGCAAgatgccggcggcggtggcggcgcccgCGGGCAACGGGCACTACTACAGCAtgatgccggcggcggcggcgacgccgggCAACGGACACCGCAGCAGCAGGCGTATGCCGCCGGCGGTGACGCTGAGCAGCGGGCACCGGATGCCGGCGGTGGGGCTGGGCGTGTGGCGGATCGAGAAGGCGGACGTCCGCGGCCTCATCCACGCCGCCATCCGCGAGGGCTACCGCCACTTTGACTGCGCCG CAAAATACCAAAATGAAGCTGAAGTTGGTGATGCGCTTGCAGAGGCATTCGAAATTGGGCTTGTCAAGAGAGAGGACCTTTTCATCACAACCAAG CTGTGGAACTCAGATCATGGGCATGTGATTGAAGCCTGTAAGGATAGCTTGAAGAAGTTGAAGTTAGATTATCTCGATCTCTATCTTATTCACTTCCCAGTGGCTTCTAGACACACTG AAGTTGGCACAGTTGCTAGTGTTATTGGTGAAGATGGTGTGCTAGACATTGATACCACTGTCTCACTGGAGGCAACATGGCATGCAATGGAAGATCTTGTTAATATGGGACTGGTTCGCAGCATTGGAATCAG CAACTATGGTGTCTTTCTCACCAGAGACTGCTTGGCCTATGCCAAGATAAAGCCTGCTGTTAACCAAATTGAGATGCACCCCTACTTCCAGCGCGATTCACTTGTCAAGTTCTGCCAGAAGCATGGCATCTGCGTCACCGCTCACACCCCACTGGGTGGCTCTACTGCCAACGCCAAGCTGTTCGGCTCGCTCTCATGCCTCGACGACCCTGTCATCAAG GAGTTGGCCGAGAAGTACGGCAAGACGCCTGCACAGCTGGTCCTCCGGTGGGGCCTCCAGAAGAACGCGGTGGTGATCCCCAAGACCTCCAAGGTGGAGAGGCTGCAGGAGAACCTCGAGGTCTTTGACTTCGACATCACGGACGAGGACATGGAGGAGATCAAGGCCATCGACAAGAACCACCGCAGCAACCAGCCTGCCAAGTTCTGGGGCATCGACGTCTACTCTTAG